Proteins found in one Oryza glaberrima chromosome 4, OglaRS2, whole genome shotgun sequence genomic segment:
- the LOC127769721 gene encoding nudix hydrolase 26, chloroplastic-like, producing MVVVSVARLPPILVSPIRFRTTATRRRLLPSSALRLTRPLSSSCSASPLAVVASMETPPENYRTNVGICLADPSLTKIFTASRIDIANTWQMPQGGIDAGEDPREAAFRELREETGVTSAEMVAEVPVWLTYDFPVDVKEKLNARWGGTNWKGQAQKWFLFRFTGKEDEVNLNGDGSERPEFCEWTWMTPQQVIEKAVEFKKPVYEAALKHFAPYLQSDPATTTSS from the exons atggtggtggtgtccGTCGCACGCCTCCCCCCAATCCTCGTGAGCCCTATCCGATTCCGCACCACCGCtactcgccgccgtctcctcccctcctccgcgcTCCGCCTCACCCgcccgctctcctcctcctgctccgcgtcgccgctcgccgtcgtagCCTCCATGGAGACGCCGCCGGAGAACTACCGCACCAACGTCGGCATCTGCCTCGCCGACCCCTCCCTCACCAAG ATTTTCACCGCGTCCAGGATCGACATCGCCAACACATGGCAGATGCCTCAG GGTGGTATTGATGCGGGAGAGGATCCGAGGGAAGCTGCTTTCAGAGAATTGAGGGAGGAAACGGGTGTTACATCTGCAGAAATGGTGGCTGAG GTCCCCGTTTGGTTAACGTATGATTTCCCTGTTGATGTGAAAGAAAAGCTGAATGCTAGGTGGGGAGGAACGAACTGGAAAGGACAGGCTCAGAAATG GTTTCTATTTAGATTTACTGGGAAGGAAGATGAGGTTAACCTTAATGGTGACGGATCTGAGAGGCCGGAGTTTTGTGAATGGACATGGATGACACCTCAGCAAGTTATTGAAAAG GCAGTTGAATTCAAAAAACCAGTATATGAGGCAGCCCTGAAACACTTTGCCCCATATCTACAGTCAGATCCAGCAACTACAACTTCATCATAG
- the LOC127769720 gene encoding receptor protein kinase TMK1-like, whose translation MAALFLLLLHLLLHVSHAAINPGDLSVLQDLRRSLTNADALLGWGDPNAADPCAQWPHISCDRAGRVNNIDLKNAGLAGTLPSTFAALDALQDLSLQNNNLSGDLPSFRGMASLRHAFLNNNSFRSIPADFFSGLTSLLVISLDQNPLNVSSGGWTIPADVAAAQQLQSLSLNGCNLTGAIPDFLGAMNSLQELKLAYNALSGPIPSTFNASGLQTLWLNNQHGVPKLSGTLDLIATMPNLEQAWLHGNDFSGPIPDSIADCKRLSDLCLNSNQLVGLVPPALESMAGLKSVQLDNNNLLGPVPAIKAPKYTYSQNGFCADKPGVACSPQVMALLHFLAEVDYPKRLVASWSGNNSCVDWLGISCVAGNVTMLNLPEYGLNGTISDSLGNLSELSDINLIGNNLTGHVPDSLTSLRLLQKLDLSGNDLTGPLPTFSPSVKVNVTGNLNFNGTAPGSAPSKDTPGSSSSRAPTLPGQGVLPENKKKRSAVVLATTIPVAVSVVALASVCAVLIFRKKRGSVPPNAASVVVHPHENSDPDNLVKIVMVDNDGNGSSTQGNTLSGSSSRASDVHMIDTGNFVIAVQVLRGATKNFTQDNVLGRGGFGVVYKGELHDGTMIAVKRMEAAVISNKALDEFQAEIAILTKVRHRNLVSILGYSIEGNERLLVYEYMSNGALSKHLFQWKQFELEPLSWKKRLNIALDVARGMEYLHNLAHQCYIHRDLKSANILLGDDFRAKVSDFGLVKHAPDGNFSVATRLAGTFGYLAPEYAVTGKITTKADVFSFGVVLMELITGMTAIDESRLEEETRYLASWFCQIRKDEDRLRAAIDPTLDQSDETFESISVIAELAGHCTSREPTQRPDMGHAVNVLVPMVEKWKPVNDETEDYMGIDLHQPLLQMVKGWQDAEASMTDGSILSLEDSKGSIPARPAGFAESFTSADGR comes from the exons ATGGccgccctcttcctcctcctcctccacctcctcctccacgtaTCACACGCCGCCATCAACCCGGGCGACCTGTCCGTGCTCCAGGACCTGCGCCGCTCGCTGACCAACGCCGACGCGCTCCTCGGCTGGGGCGACCCCAACGCCGCCGACCCGTGCGCCCAATGGCCGCACATCTCCTGCGACCGCGCCGGCCGCGTCAACAACATCGACCTCAAGAACGCCGGCCTCGCCGGGACGCTCCCCTCCACCTTCGCCGCGCTCGACGCGCTCCAGGACCTCAGCCTCCAGAACAACAACCTCTCCGGCGACCTCCCGTCCTTCCGCGGCATGGCCTCCCTCCGCCACGCCTTCCTCAACAACAACTCCTTCCGCTCCATCCCCGCCGACTTCTTCAGCGGCCTCACCTCCCTCCTCGTCATCTCCCTCGACCAGAACCCGCTCAACGTCTCCTCCGGTGGGTGGACGATcccggccgacgtcgccgccgcgcagcaGCTGCAGAGCCTCAGCCTCAACGGATGCAACCTCACCGGCGCCATCCCGGACTTCCTCGGCGCCATGAACAGCCTCCAGGAGCTCAAGCTCGCCTACAACGCCCTCTCCGGACCCATCCCCTCCACCTTCAACGCCTCCGGGTTGCAGACGCTCTGGCTCAACAACCAGCACGGCGTCCCCAAGCTCTCCGGCACGCTCGACCTCATCGCCACCATGCCCAACCTCGAACAGGCATGGCTCCACGGCAACGACTTCTCCGGCCCCATCCCGGACTCCATCGCCGACTGCAAGCGCCTCTCCGACCTCTGCCTCAACAGCAACCAGCTCGTCGGCCTCGTCCCACCGGCGCTCGAGTCCATGGCCGGCCTCAAGTCCGTTCAGCTCGACAACAACAATCTCTTGGGCCCCGTCCCGGCGATCAAGGCGCCCAAGTACACCTACTCACAGAACGGGTTCTGCGCCGACAAGCCGGGGGTCGCCTGCTCGCCTCAGGTGATGGCATTGCTTCACTTCCTCGCCGAGGTCGATTACCCCAAGAGGCTGGTAGCTAGTTGGTCCGGGAACAATTCCTGCGTGGATTGGCTGGGAATTAGCTGCGTTGCAGGGAATGTGACGATGCTCAATTTGCCGGAGTATGGACTCAATGGCACAATCAGCGACAGTCTTGGGAATCTGAGTGAACTCTCGGACATCAACCTCATCGGAAATAACCTTACCGGGCATGTGCCGGATAGCCTCACAAGCCTCAGGTTGCTGCAGAAGCTGGACCTGTCCGGGAACGACCTGACCGGGCCGCTGCCCACCTTCAGCCCGAGTGTGAAGGTGAATGTGACCGGCAATCTCAACTTCAATGGGACGGCACCAGGATCAGCGCCATCCAAGGATACTCCTGGGTCTTCGTCGTCCAGGGCGCCAACCTTGCCTGGCCAGGGCGTCCTTCCGGAAAATAAGAAGAAAAGATCAGCTGTTGTGTTGGCCACCACCATCCCGGTTGCAGTCAGTGTGGTGGCTCTGGCTTCAGTGTGTGCCGTGCTCATCTTCCGTAAGAAAAGGGGATCAGTTCCACCAAATGCAGCTTCCGTCGTCGTCCACCCCCACGAGAATTCTGACCCAGACAACTTGGTCAAGATTGTCATGGTGGACAATGATGGCAACGGTAGTTCGACCCAAGGCAATACACTTAGCGGGAGCAGCAGCCGCGCTAGTGATGTTCACATGATCGATACGGGCAATTTCGTGATTGCTGTGCAGGTCCTCCGTGGCGCAACCAAGAACTTTACCCAGGACAATGTGCTTGGCCGTGGGGGCTTTGGTGTCGTCTACAAGGGTGAGCTGCATGACGGCACGATGATTGCTGTGAAGAGGATGGAGGCTGCAGTGATCAGCAACAAGGCCTTGGATGAGTTCCAAGCCGAGATTGCCATTCTAACCAAGGTACGGCACCGCAACCTGGTCTCGATACTGGGTTACTCAATTGAAGGGAATGAGAGGCTGCTGGTCTATGAGTACATGTCCAACGGGGCTTTGAGCAAGCATCTGTTCCAGTGGAAGCAGTTTGAATTAGAACCCCTCTCATGGAAGAAGAGGCTCAATATTGCACTGGATGTTGCTCGTGGGATGGAATATCTGCACAACCTGGCACATCAGTGCTACATCCATAGGGATCTCAAGTCAGCAAACATTCTCCTCGGCGACGATTTCCGAGCAAAGGTATCAGACTTTGGGCTAGTTAAACATGCACCAGATGGAAACTTCTCTGTGGCAACCAGACTCGCTGGAACTTTTGGGTACTTGGCTCCTGAATATGCTG TGACTGGGAAAATCACGACAAAAGCAGATGTCTTCAGCTTTGGGGTAGTGCTGATGGAGCTGATAACTGGAATGACTGCCATTGATGAGAGCCGTCTGGAGGAGGAAACCCGTTATCTGGCCTCATGGTTCTGTcagataaggaaggatgaagATAGGCTCAGAGCAGCCATTGATCCTACTCTGGATCAATCTGATGAGACTTTTGAGAGCATCTCCGTGATCGCAGAGCTTGCTGGCCACTGCACATCCCGGGAACCCACCCAGCGACCGGACATGGGCCACGCCGTGAACGTGCTCGTCCCGATGGTAGAGAAATGGAAGCCTGTGAACGACGAGACCGAGGACTACATGGGCATTGATCTGCACCAGCCGTTGCTCCAGATGGTGAAGGGCTGGCAGGACGCAGAGGCCAGCATGACAGATGGAAGCATCCTGAGCCTTGAGGACAGCAAGGGCAGCATCCCAGCTCGGCCTGCCGGGTTTGCAGAATCGTTCACCTCGGCTGATGGCCGGTGA